A single window of Bacillus alveayuensis DNA harbors:
- a CDS encoding 16S rRNA (guanine1207-N2)-methyltransferase (product_source=KO:K00564; cath_funfam=3.40.50.150; cog=COG2813; ko=KO:K00564; pfam=PF05175; superfamily=53335) — protein sequence MSEHYYSERPSAKSNRKTFTYDLRGKEFRFVTDAGVFSKSEVDFGSRILIESFESPEEDGNILDIGCGYGPIGLAVAAAEPMRMVDMIDINERAIELAKENAQINQVKNVSIFQSDLFEKINEKQYAAILTNPPIRAGKHVVFSIFEGSFHHLVPGGELWVVIQKKQGASSALKKLKELFSFVEVVEKKKGYYIIKAKKD from the coding sequence ATGAGTGAGCATTATTATTCAGAACGGCCTTCAGCTAAAAGTAATCGCAAAACATTTACATATGATTTAAGAGGAAAAGAGTTTCGCTTTGTTACAGATGCAGGTGTGTTTTCAAAAAGTGAAGTAGATTTTGGTTCGCGGATATTAATTGAATCATTTGAGTCTCCTGAAGAAGATGGAAATATATTAGATATTGGCTGTGGCTATGGACCGATTGGTTTAGCGGTTGCTGCTGCTGAACCAATGAGAATGGTAGATATGATTGATATTAATGAACGGGCCATCGAGCTTGCTAAAGAAAATGCTCAAATTAATCAAGTGAAAAATGTAAGCATTTTTCAAAGTGATTTATTTGAAAAAATAAATGAAAAACAGTATGCAGCCATATTGACAAATCCGCCAATAAGAGCTGGAAAGCACGTAGTTTTTTCGATATTTGAAGGGAGCTTTCATCATTTAGTTCCTGGTGGTGAGCTTTGGGTTGTTATACAGAAAAAGCAAGGAGCATCCTCGGCCTTGAAGAAGCTCAAAGAACTTTTTTCGTTTGTTGAGGTTGTTGAGAAGAAAAAAGGCTATTACATTATAAAAGCAAAAAAAGATTGA